One segment of Curtobacterium sp. MR_MD2014 DNA contains the following:
- a CDS encoding LacI family DNA-binding transcriptional regulator: protein MSSADTDTSRRVTIRDIADATGVAPSTVSRALSLPDRVNRDTQQRIQQVARELGYVANSQARALTSGRTRAVAVLVSDITNPFYFDVIRGTQHQLSAAGWTQLLVDTEESAEAEVAALRAVAGKADGAVLTASRLSDAQIARFAERTPLVVVNRRPAGVPSVLIDTPGGVEQAVQHLVSLGHRDVLYVAGPDSSWSNERRWRALVRVAGRLGVRVARVGPHAPFVDSGAAAADAAVHAGATACIAFNDLIAIGMLTRFRERGVRVPEDVSVVGCDDIFGADFCNPPLTTMTSPIERAGRVAIRMLLGRLDALPADEPPGEHPSGAVALPTHLTVRGSTGPAPVRPR, encoded by the coding sequence GTGAGCAGCGCAGACACGGACACCTCGCGGCGGGTGACCATCCGGGACATCGCCGACGCGACCGGGGTCGCCCCGTCCACGGTGTCCCGCGCGCTCTCGCTGCCGGACCGGGTCAACCGCGACACCCAGCAGCGGATCCAGCAGGTCGCCCGCGAGCTCGGCTACGTCGCGAACTCGCAGGCCCGGGCGCTCACCTCGGGACGGACCCGGGCGGTCGCCGTCCTGGTGTCGGACATCACCAACCCCTTCTACTTCGACGTGATCCGCGGCACGCAGCACCAGCTCTCCGCCGCCGGGTGGACGCAGCTGCTCGTCGACACCGAGGAGTCCGCCGAGGCCGAGGTCGCGGCGCTGCGTGCCGTCGCCGGCAAGGCCGACGGCGCCGTGCTCACGGCGTCCCGCCTGTCCGACGCGCAGATCGCCCGGTTCGCCGAGCGGACCCCGCTCGTCGTCGTGAACCGTCGCCCGGCCGGGGTGCCGTCGGTCCTCATCGACACCCCCGGAGGCGTCGAGCAGGCCGTGCAGCACCTGGTCTCCCTCGGGCACCGGGACGTGCTCTACGTGGCCGGCCCGGACAGCTCGTGGTCGAACGAACGCCGCTGGCGGGCGCTCGTCCGCGTGGCGGGGCGTCTGGGCGTCCGGGTCGCCCGCGTCGGCCCGCACGCGCCGTTCGTCGACTCCGGAGCGGCCGCCGCCGACGCCGCCGTGCACGCCGGGGCCACCGCGTGCATCGCCTTCAACGACCTCATCGCGATCGGGATGCTGACGCGGTTCCGGGAGCGGGGCGTCCGCGTGCCCGAGGACGTGAGCGTGGTCGGCTGCGACGACATCTTCGGTGCCGACTTCTGCAACCCGCCCCTGACGACCATGACGTCGCCGATCGAGCGCGCCGGTCGGGTGGCGATCCGGATGCTGCTCGGTCGACTCGATGCGCTGCCGGCCGACGAGCCGCCGGGTGAGCACCCGTCGGGCGCCGTCGCGCTGCCGACCCACCTGACCGTCCGGGGGTCCACGGGCCCGGCACCCGTGCGGCCCCGCTGA
- a CDS encoding ABC transporter substrate-binding protein translates to MSTGRRRTRILVGAAVVAVAALSLQGCAIVDGSGDDPDTLRVMMGADTTYPKERAQWQRETAAEFERTTGADIQWETYSTPQEELTAIQTSVISGQGPDVYAIGTTFTPTAYATGAFVEMGPEQWDAVGGKDQFAPASLGISGPSTAEQIGIPFASRPFVMAVNTELLERAGITDLPTTWDELTEDARKTTGDGTYGMAIAYADGFDPWKFVWGMAQNAGNTIIDGGKAEIDAPAVEQAYRTYFDWVTEDGVVDPAAIGWNNPQALAQFADGKAAFFPMTTTTSLNSLQGSAVDGKYEYALLPTVPPGATERPADGIEAASILSGDNLVVADYGSKQDLSFDFVRQVSSPEAQERYFELFGQLPTNTVAADRIAQQNPDLAPIVRAGELSKPTAFTGAWSDVQLSLVDVVVQSIPSLKRGEVSDDQLRKRLAAAQRDAQASLDRQKNGGL, encoded by the coding sequence ATGAGCACAGGAAGACGCAGGACCCGCATCCTGGTCGGTGCCGCCGTCGTCGCCGTCGCCGCCCTCTCGCTGCAGGGCTGCGCGATCGTCGACGGCAGCGGCGACGACCCGGACACCCTCCGCGTGATGATGGGCGCGGACACCACCTACCCGAAGGAACGCGCGCAGTGGCAGCGGGAGACCGCCGCCGAGTTCGAGCGCACCACGGGTGCCGACATCCAGTGGGAGACCTACTCGACCCCGCAGGAGGAGCTCACCGCGATCCAGACCAGCGTCATCTCGGGCCAGGGCCCGGACGTCTACGCGATCGGGACGACCTTCACCCCGACCGCCTACGCCACCGGTGCCTTCGTCGAGATGGGGCCGGAGCAGTGGGACGCGGTCGGCGGCAAGGACCAGTTCGCACCGGCGTCCCTCGGCATCTCCGGTCCGAGCACGGCGGAGCAGATCGGGATCCCCTTCGCCAGCCGACCGTTCGTGATGGCCGTCAACACGGAGCTCCTCGAGCGCGCCGGGATCACGGACCTGCCGACGACCTGGGACGAGCTCACCGAGGACGCCCGGAAGACCACCGGCGACGGTACCTACGGCATGGCGATCGCCTACGCGGACGGCTTCGACCCGTGGAAGTTCGTGTGGGGCATGGCACAGAACGCCGGCAACACGATCATCGACGGTGGGAAGGCCGAGATCGACGCCCCCGCCGTCGAGCAGGCCTACCGCACCTACTTCGACTGGGTGACGGAGGACGGCGTGGTCGACCCCGCGGCGATCGGCTGGAACAACCCGCAGGCCCTCGCGCAGTTCGCCGACGGCAAGGCCGCGTTCTTCCCGATGACCACGACGACCTCCCTGAACTCGCTGCAGGGCTCGGCCGTCGACGGCAAGTACGAGTACGCCCTGCTGCCGACCGTGCCCCCGGGCGCGACCGAGCGTCCCGCCGACGGCATCGAGGCGGCGAGCATCCTGTCCGGGGACAACCTCGTCGTCGCCGACTACGGCTCGAAGCAGGACCTGTCGTTCGACTTCGTGCGGCAGGTGTCCTCGCCCGAGGCGCAGGAACGCTACTTCGAGCTGTTCGGGCAACTGCCGACGAACACCGTCGCGGCGGACCGCATCGCGCAGCAGAACCCCGACCTCGCCCCCATCGTCCGCGCCGGCGAACTGTCGAAGCCCACCGCCTTCACCGGCGCCTGGTCGGACGTACAGCTCTCGCTGGTCGACGTCGTCGTGCAGTCGATCCCGTCGCTGAAGCGCGGCGAGGTCAGCGACGACCAGCTCCGGAAGCGCCTCGCAGCGGCGCAGCGGGACGCCCAGGCATCGCTCGACCGCCAGAAGAACGGAGGGCTGTGA
- a CDS encoding carbohydrate ABC transporter permease, whose translation MTTTQTRPRQETPREVRPHGTTPLYQRERPLWMLLPGGVLMLAVIVVPLLVGLYIAMLDLDQYTLRQWFSAPFVGFANFAEAFTDSPLLHSIWISVSLSVLVTAVTVPIGVAAAVSTQNRFPGRGLVRSIYLVPYVLPAFVVGTFFRTMLQPQGVVNTVLGTDVLWLNGSASYWALAGVMVWTSWPFVYLLSLAGLQAVDNEVHEAAALDGVTWWAKLRYIVFPYLRGPLSLAIIISILHNINNFTLPFVLFGNPLPSSVEVMPVLTYIASFQSFRFGLSAAMAICSLVIVAIPLFVYLRAVKLDTGDDAGPTRKQRRADRALLAAPAAADLEGARA comes from the coding sequence ATGACCACCACGCAGACCCGACCCCGCCAGGAGACCCCGCGGGAGGTCCGCCCGCACGGGACGACCCCGCTGTACCAGCGCGAGCGTCCGCTCTGGATGCTCCTGCCCGGCGGCGTCCTCATGCTCGCCGTCATCGTCGTACCGCTGCTCGTCGGCCTGTACATCGCGATGCTCGACCTCGACCAGTACACGCTGCGCCAGTGGTTCAGCGCCCCCTTCGTCGGGTTCGCCAACTTCGCCGAGGCCTTCACCGACTCGCCGCTCCTGCACTCGATCTGGATCTCGGTGTCCCTGTCGGTGCTCGTCACCGCGGTCACCGTCCCGATCGGTGTCGCCGCGGCGGTCTCCACGCAGAACCGGTTCCCCGGGCGCGGCCTGGTCCGGTCGATCTACCTCGTGCCGTACGTGCTGCCGGCCTTCGTCGTCGGGACGTTCTTCCGCACGATGCTCCAGCCGCAGGGCGTGGTGAACACCGTCCTCGGCACCGACGTCCTCTGGCTGAACGGCTCCGCGTCCTACTGGGCGCTCGCCGGCGTCATGGTGTGGACGAGCTGGCCGTTCGTCTACCTGCTCTCGCTCGCCGGACTGCAGGCGGTCGACAACGAGGTGCACGAGGCCGCCGCCCTCGACGGCGTGACGTGGTGGGCGAAGCTCCGCTACATCGTCTTCCCGTACCTGCGCGGACCGCTGAGCCTGGCGATCATCATCTCGATCCTGCACAACATCAACAACTTCACGCTGCCCTTCGTGCTCTTCGGCAACCCCCTGCCCTCGAGCGTCGAGGTGATGCCCGTCCTGACGTACATCGCGAGCTTCCAGTCGTTCCGCTTCGGCCTGTCCGCGGCGATGGCGATCTGCTCGCTGGTGATCGTCGCGATCCCGCTGTTCGTCTACCTCCGGGCCGTCAAGCTCGACACCGGAGACGACGCGGGCCCCACTCGGAAGCAGCGTCGCGCGGACCGCGCCCTGCTCGCCGCCCCGGCCGCTGCCGACCTCGAGGGAGCCCGCGCATGA
- a CDS encoding carbohydrate ABC transporter permease: MSAFSQTRTRPTATLTESITAGGAKRPKRPYDTDVTRLLPRWLLVTVIAVLVAFIAVPVLYILFGSVNSDVAVARGEYFPSEFTLSNYVAIWDTVALGQGLVNSLLTAGAVAVASAALAVSTAYVLVRFRFLGRLTILRGLLALQSIPGTLLLLPVFVVFANIASATGVQVIGTRWGLFVTYLTFALPFSTWVMVTYLRGLPKELEEAARIDGASSTRILRSVVLPLSWPGIVVSAIFAFLLGWNDVLFSTIMTTPNTRTVAVVLQVLGTAQEGGAVPIYGQMMAASIVCAVPVVALYLIFQRYLVGGLTAGSVK, translated from the coding sequence ATGAGCGCCTTCAGCCAGACCCGCACCCGTCCGACCGCGACGCTCACCGAGAGCATCACCGCCGGTGGCGCGAAGCGCCCGAAGCGTCCGTACGACACCGACGTCACCCGGCTGCTGCCGCGGTGGCTGCTGGTCACCGTGATCGCGGTCCTCGTCGCGTTCATCGCCGTGCCGGTGCTGTACATCCTGTTCGGCTCGGTGAACTCGGACGTCGCGGTCGCCCGCGGCGAGTACTTCCCGTCCGAGTTCACGCTGTCGAACTACGTGGCGATCTGGGACACCGTGGCGCTCGGGCAGGGCCTGGTGAACTCCCTGCTCACCGCCGGTGCGGTGGCGGTCGCGAGTGCGGCGCTCGCCGTGTCCACCGCCTACGTGCTCGTCCGGTTCCGGTTCCTCGGCCGGCTGACGATCCTCCGCGGGCTGCTCGCCCTGCAGTCGATCCCCGGCACCCTGCTGCTCCTGCCCGTCTTCGTGGTCTTCGCCAACATCGCGAGCGCCACCGGCGTGCAGGTGATCGGCACCCGCTGGGGCCTCTTCGTCACCTACCTGACGTTCGCCCTGCCGTTCTCGACGTGGGTGATGGTGACGTACCTGCGCGGTCTGCCGAAGGAGCTCGAGGAGGCGGCCCGCATCGACGGCGCCTCGAGCACCCGCATCCTGCGGAGCGTCGTGCTGCCCCTCTCGTGGCCCGGCATCGTGGTCTCGGCGATCTTCGCCTTCCTGCTCGGCTGGAACGACGTGCTCTTCAGCACGATCATGACGACCCCGAACACCCGCACGGTCGCCGTGGTGCTGCAGGTGCTCGGCACCGCCCAGGAGGGCGGCGCCGTCCCGATCTACGGCCAGATGATGGCCGCGTCGATCGTCTGCGCCGTGCCGGTCGTCGCGCTCTACCTCATCTTCCAGCGCTACCTGGTCGGCGGGCTCACCGCCGGCTCCGTCAAGTGA
- a CDS encoding sugar phosphate isomerase/epimerase family protein: MTQPTWELSGFGDEIDADPAVQVAVLQALGASAIEVRSAWGTNVVDLDDDQLAGLHRLFEERGQTVSAIASPIGKVVVDRPVEHEVERLGRAIAAAHALGTTNIRIFSFYFDGRSADEVRDDVMVRMRALADLAEREGVTLLHENEKDIYGDVPERVLDIVESVGSSALRLAWDNANYVQCGVRPFTDGWAQLAPYVDYLQVKDALAADASVVPAGEGDGELLETLTALRDAGYSGYASLEPHLSDVTSLGGFSGPAAFGRAGRAFRSLTDQIGVTLR; this comes from the coding sequence ATGACCCAGCCAACGTGGGAGCTCTCCGGCTTCGGCGACGAGATCGATGCCGACCCGGCCGTCCAGGTCGCGGTGCTGCAGGCGCTCGGCGCGAGCGCGATCGAGGTGCGCAGCGCCTGGGGCACCAACGTCGTCGACCTCGACGACGACCAGCTCGCCGGCCTCCACCGCCTGTTCGAGGAGCGCGGGCAGACCGTGTCCGCGATCGCCTCGCCGATCGGCAAGGTGGTCGTCGACCGGCCCGTCGAGCACGAGGTCGAGCGGCTGGGCCGCGCGATCGCGGCCGCGCACGCGCTCGGCACGACGAACATCCGGATCTTCTCGTTCTACTTCGACGGGCGCTCGGCGGACGAGGTGCGCGACGACGTCATGGTCCGGATGCGTGCGCTCGCCGACCTCGCCGAGCGCGAGGGCGTCACCCTGCTGCACGAGAACGAGAAGGACATCTACGGCGACGTCCCCGAGCGCGTGCTCGACATCGTCGAGAGCGTCGGGTCGAGCGCGCTGCGGCTCGCCTGGGACAACGCGAACTACGTGCAGTGCGGCGTCCGGCCGTTCACCGACGGCTGGGCGCAGCTCGCGCCGTACGTCGACTACCTGCAGGTGAAGGACGCCCTGGCCGCCGACGCGTCCGTCGTCCCGGCGGGGGAGGGCGACGGCGAACTGCTCGAGACCCTGACCGCCCTCCGCGACGCCGGCTACTCCGGGTACGCCTCCCTCGAACCGCACCTCAGCGACGTCACCTCCCTCGGCGGGTTCTCCGGCCCCGCGGCCTTCGGCCGTGCCGGACGGGCCTTCCGTTCCCTCACCGACCAGATCGGAGTCACCCTGCGATGA
- a CDS encoding Gfo/Idh/MocA family protein: protein MSTPLKLAVVGAGVIGRHHARVAVQHPDLQVVALVDAVPAAATGAADEIEATGADRPVTTATVEEAIAQTDIDVVAICSPSGMHVQLAEAALAAGKHVVIEKPLDTTMPRARQIAALAADARSRGVTTSVISQHRFDPASVAVAGAAHGGDFGTVTSGVASVAWYRSQGYYDSGDWRGTWALDGGGAVMNQGVHTVDLLVWALGRPEEISAQVGLLAHDRIEVEDTAVATVRFRGGALGVIHCTTAAYPGLSARYAVYGTHGSAIVDDDRLAYFHVAPDAATLESASTTANATAVADAVDQKHDVVPPEHVVGGPPEPDHFAAGHARQYTDIVAAIREGRDPGVTVDDALVSLATVRGLYVSATLGQPVRIDDVIEGKYDDVEPVVAPREGAVR from the coding sequence ATGAGCACCCCACTGAAGCTGGCGGTCGTCGGCGCCGGCGTCATCGGACGCCACCACGCCCGCGTCGCCGTGCAGCACCCGGACCTGCAGGTCGTCGCCCTCGTCGACGCCGTCCCCGCGGCCGCCACCGGCGCGGCGGACGAGATCGAGGCGACGGGCGCCGACCGGCCCGTCACCACCGCGACCGTCGAGGAGGCCATCGCGCAGACCGACATCGACGTCGTCGCGATCTGCTCCCCGTCCGGCATGCACGTCCAGCTGGCCGAGGCGGCGCTCGCCGCGGGCAAGCACGTCGTCATCGAGAAGCCGCTCGACACCACGATGCCCCGGGCGCGCCAGATCGCGGCGCTCGCCGCGGACGCCCGCTCCCGTGGGGTGACGACGAGCGTGATCAGCCAGCACCGCTTCGACCCGGCCTCGGTCGCGGTCGCGGGAGCCGCGCACGGTGGCGACTTCGGCACCGTGACCTCCGGCGTCGCGAGCGTCGCCTGGTACCGCTCGCAGGGCTACTACGACTCGGGCGACTGGCGCGGCACGTGGGCGCTCGACGGCGGCGGCGCGGTGATGAACCAGGGCGTGCACACCGTCGACCTGCTCGTCTGGGCACTCGGTCGTCCCGAGGAGATCTCGGCGCAGGTCGGGCTCCTCGCGCACGACCGCATCGAGGTCGAGGACACCGCGGTCGCGACCGTCCGGTTCCGCGGCGGCGCGCTCGGCGTCATCCACTGCACGACCGCCGCCTACCCGGGACTCTCCGCGCGCTACGCGGTGTACGGCACGCACGGTTCGGCGATCGTCGACGACGACCGGCTCGCGTACTTCCACGTCGCACCGGACGCGGCGACGCTCGAGTCCGCGTCGACCACGGCGAACGCCACCGCGGTCGCCGACGCCGTCGACCAGAAGCACGACGTCGTCCCGCCGGAGCACGTCGTCGGCGGCCCGCCGGAGCCCGACCACTTCGCCGCGGGGCACGCCCGCCAGTACACGGACATCGTCGCCGCGATCCGCGAGGGGCGCGACCCCGGCGTGACCGTCGACGACGCCCTCGTGTCGCTCGCGACCGTCCGCGGCCTGTACGTCAGCGCGACCCTCGGGCAGCCGGTCCGGATCGACGACGTCATCGAGGGGAAGTACGACGACGTCGAACCGGTCGTCGCTCCCCGGGAAGGAGCAGTCCGGTGA
- a CDS encoding sugar phosphate isomerase/epimerase family protein — MKFSVFTASTPDWTPSQAADTLAEQGWDGIEWRIVDDRTEDGSSGFWAGNRSTWQFTGIADRVGEIARTTAAAGLQYSGIGGYQPVSDHEGVETMLRVTSELGARQVRVTMPWYQRERERTGATYGELFDRTRADLEWAAVRAAALGVKALVELHHMTITPSASAALRLVDGLDPEHVGVIHDLGNLVIEGQEDHLAAFELLGPYLAHAHVKNARWVDTGETRADGSRIWRNEWAPLRDGQASVSEYLDALRRHGYGGWVTIEDFSTDLPLAERTADNLAYLRSLVPVTA, encoded by the coding sequence GTGAAGTTCTCCGTGTTCACCGCGTCCACGCCCGACTGGACCCCGTCGCAGGCAGCCGACACCCTCGCCGAGCAGGGCTGGGACGGCATCGAGTGGCGGATCGTCGACGACCGCACCGAGGACGGCTCGTCCGGCTTCTGGGCCGGCAACCGGTCGACCTGGCAGTTCACCGGCATCGCGGACCGGGTCGGCGAGATCGCCCGCACCACCGCCGCCGCCGGCCTGCAGTACTCGGGCATCGGCGGCTACCAGCCGGTGTCCGACCACGAGGGCGTCGAGACGATGCTCCGGGTGACGAGCGAACTCGGCGCCCGCCAGGTGCGCGTCACCATGCCCTGGTACCAGCGGGAGCGCGAGCGGACCGGCGCCACCTACGGGGAGCTCTTCGACCGCACGCGCGCCGACCTCGAGTGGGCGGCGGTGCGTGCTGCCGCGCTCGGTGTCAAGGCACTCGTCGAGCTGCACCACATGACGATCACCCCGTCCGCGTCGGCCGCGCTCCGGCTCGTCGACGGGCTCGACCCCGAGCACGTCGGCGTCATCCACGACCTGGGGAACCTCGTGATCGAGGGGCAGGAGGACCACCTCGCGGCCTTCGAGCTCCTCGGGCCGTACCTCGCCCACGCGCACGTGAAGAACGCACGGTGGGTCGACACCGGCGAGACCCGGGCCGACGGCAGCCGGATCTGGCGGAACGAGTGGGCACCGCTGCGCGACGGCCAGGCGTCGGTGTCCGAGTACCTCGACGCCCTGCGACGGCACGGGTACGGCGGCTGGGTCACCATCGAGGACTTCTCGACCGACCTGCCGCTCGCCGAGCGCACCGCCGACAACCTGGCGTACCTGCGCTCCCTGGTCCCGGTGACCGCATGA
- a CDS encoding mannitol dehydrogenase family protein: MSRRPGIAHLGIGAFARAHLAWYTQHASGDPWGITAFTGRSPGAADALAGQDCRYTLVTRAADGDTAEVVDSIVAAHPGGDGTAWRHVVASPGTTIVTLTVTEAGYRADADVPARLVDGLAARRAADGGRIALVSLDNLTHNGAVLREAVLGATDDPALRSWIESSVAFPSSMVDRITPATTAADLDEIGDLPGAFDGDRVPVVTEPFAEWVLEDVFDGIDRPEWETAGVRLVPDVTPYEQRKLWLLNGAHSLLAYLGLLLGHDTVASAMDDPRCRTAVEQLWDEAAAELPLPADEVADARAALVERFANPRIRHTLRQIASGGSQKLPVRVVDVLRRRLERDPDAGVGPGAATLLAAWWVHCTTQAELVDDAGAPGPDSDVHDVLGVVAPDLDTTPVVAAVTAAAERIRAAAAPARGPVDEGVHA, from the coding sequence ATGAGTCGGCGCCCCGGCATCGCCCACCTCGGCATCGGCGCGTTCGCGCGCGCCCACCTCGCCTGGTACACGCAGCACGCCAGCGGTGATCCGTGGGGGATCACCGCCTTCACCGGGCGCTCGCCCGGAGCAGCCGATGCGCTCGCCGGGCAGGACTGCCGGTACACGCTGGTGACGCGAGCGGCCGACGGTGACACGGCCGAGGTGGTCGACTCGATCGTGGCGGCGCACCCCGGCGGCGACGGCACGGCCTGGAGGCACGTGGTCGCGTCCCCGGGGACGACCATCGTCACGCTGACGGTCACCGAGGCCGGCTACCGCGCCGACGCCGACGTGCCGGCCCGGTTGGTCGACGGGCTCGCCGCACGCCGGGCCGCCGACGGCGGACGCATCGCCCTGGTGTCGCTCGACAACCTGACGCACAACGGCGCCGTGCTCCGCGAGGCGGTGCTGGGGGCGACGGACGACCCGGCACTCCGGTCGTGGATCGAGTCGTCCGTCGCCTTCCCGTCGTCGATGGTGGACCGGATCACGCCGGCCACCACCGCCGCCGACCTCGACGAGATCGGCGACCTGCCCGGGGCGTTCGACGGCGACCGTGTGCCCGTGGTCACGGAACCCTTCGCCGAGTGGGTGCTCGAGGACGTGTTCGACGGCATCGACCGCCCCGAGTGGGAGACCGCCGGCGTCCGGCTCGTGCCCGACGTCACCCCGTACGAGCAGCGGAAGCTCTGGCTGCTCAACGGGGCGCACTCGCTCCTGGCGTACCTCGGCCTGCTGCTCGGCCACGACACCGTGGCGTCGGCGATGGACGACCCACGCTGCCGGACCGCCGTCGAGCAGCTCTGGGACGAAGCCGCCGCCGAACTCCCGCTGCCGGCCGACGAGGTCGCCGACGCCCGGGCCGCGCTCGTCGAGCGGTTCGCGAACCCGCGCATCCGGCACACCCTGCGCCAGATCGCGTCCGGCGGCTCGCAGAAGCTGCCCGTCCGCGTCGTCGACGTCCTGCGTCGGCGACTCGAGCGCGACCCCGACGCCGGGGTCGGCCCGGGAGCCGCGACCCTGCTCGCCGCCTGGTGGGTGCACTGCACCACGCAGGCCGAGCTGGTGGACGACGCCGGAGCACCCGGGCCAGACTCGGACGTGCACGACGTCCTGGGGGTCGTCGCGCCCGACCTCGACACCACCCCAGTGGTGGCCGCCGTCACCGCGGCCGCCGAACGCATCCGCGCCGCCGCGGCACCAGCACGCGGCCCCGTCGACGAAGGAGTCCACGCATGA
- the manD gene encoding D-mannonate dehydratase ManD has translation MTDTGTTNPAAPVPGAADGGGATDPTAGRPDTWASADRGQLIDRAEVIVTSPDRNFVTLRITTADGVTGLGDATLNGRELAVSAYLSEHVVPLLVGRDASRIEDAWQFLYRSSYWRRGPVTMAAIAAVDMALWDIKAKVAGMPLYQLLGGASRTGLMAYGHASGKELPELFDSIREHQEEGYRSIRVQTGVPGLESIYGIASNRTTEGNAGVRYDFEPAQRGAFPAMEDWDTRAYLRHVPTVFEAVRNEFGPELPLLHDGHHRMTPLQAAKLGKSLEPYDLFWLEDCTPAENQEALKLVRQHTTTPLAIGEVFNTIWDFKDIIRDQLIDYVRGAVTHMGGVTPLRKTMDYAAMYQIKSGFHGPTDISPVGLAAQMHLGMAIHNFGIQEYMQHGPRTNQVFRQTFTFTDGYLHPGDEPGLGVTLDVDEAGKYPYEQAYLPFNRLADGTVHDW, from the coding sequence ATGACCGACACCGGCACCACGAACCCCGCTGCGCCCGTCCCCGGCGCTGCCGACGGCGGCGGGGCGACGGACCCGACCGCCGGCCGACCGGACACCTGGGCGTCGGCCGACCGCGGACAGCTCATCGACCGGGCGGAGGTCATCGTCACGAGTCCGGACCGCAACTTCGTCACCCTGCGGATCACCACCGCCGACGGTGTCACCGGGCTCGGCGACGCCACCCTCAACGGCCGCGAGCTCGCCGTGTCCGCGTACCTGTCCGAGCACGTCGTCCCGCTGCTCGTCGGGCGGGACGCCAGCCGCATCGAGGACGCCTGGCAGTTCCTCTACCGCTCGTCGTACTGGCGCCGGGGCCCGGTCACGATGGCCGCCATCGCGGCCGTCGACATGGCGCTGTGGGACATCAAGGCCAAGGTCGCCGGGATGCCGCTCTACCAGCTGCTCGGCGGGGCGTCGCGCACCGGACTCATGGCGTACGGCCACGCCTCGGGCAAGGAGCTCCCGGAGCTCTTCGACTCGATCCGCGAGCACCAGGAGGAGGGCTACCGGTCCATCCGCGTGCAGACGGGCGTCCCCGGGCTCGAGAGCATCTACGGCATCGCGTCGAACCGGACGACCGAGGGCAACGCCGGCGTCCGGTACGACTTCGAGCCGGCACAGCGCGGTGCGTTCCCGGCGATGGAGGACTGGGACACCCGTGCCTACCTGCGCCACGTGCCGACCGTGTTCGAGGCCGTCCGGAACGAGTTCGGGCCCGAGCTGCCGCTCCTGCACGACGGCCACCACCGGATGACCCCGCTGCAGGCGGCCAAGCTCGGCAAGAGCCTGGAGCCGTACGACCTGTTCTGGCTCGAGGACTGCACCCCCGCCGAGAACCAGGAGGCGCTCAAGCTCGTCCGGCAGCACACCACCACGCCGCTCGCGATCGGCGAGGTCTTCAACACGATCTGGGACTTCAAGGACATCATCCGCGACCAGCTCATCGACTACGTGCGCGGTGCCGTGACCCACATGGGCGGCGTCACCCCGCTGCGCAAGACGATGGACTACGCCGCGATGTACCAGATCAAGTCCGGGTTCCACGGGCCGACGGACATCTCACCCGTCGGACTCGCCGCGCAGATGCACCTCGGGATGGCGATCCACAACTTCGGCATCCAGGAGTACATGCAGCACGGACCGAGGACGAACCAGGTGTTCCGGCAGACGTTCACCTTCACGGACGGGTACCTGCACCCGGGCGACGAGCCGGGCCTCGGCGTGACGCTCGACGTGGACGAGGCGGGGAAGTACCCGTACGAGCAGGCGTACCTGCCGTTCAACCGCCTGGCCGACGGCACCGTCCACGACTGGTAG